From the genome of Acidaminococcus sp.:
TTTCAGGTTGGTCAGGGAAATCTCGGGAATCCGGAATTCTGCCATGACCTGCCGGCAGGCCCCGCACGGGGAAACCGGCTGCGGTGTATCCGCAGTTACGCAGAGGCACGTAAATTCGCGTACACCTTCCTTGACCGCCGCAAAAATCGCGTTGCGCTCCGCACAGACGGTGAGCCCGTAAGAACTGTTCTCAATATTGCATCCCGTAAAAATTCTCCCGTCTTTGGCACGCACGGCCGCTCCCACGGCAAAATGGGAATAAGGGGAATAAGAATGTTCCCGAGCCTTGACGGCGGCTTCAAATAATTCCCGATCCATGTCAGCCTCCAAACTTTTCCTCAGCAAGGTCCAGCTCGCGCATAATAGCTTCTTCGTGAGCCCGCATGACCTTTTTATCTTCCGGTTCCATATGGTCATAGCCCAAAAGATGCAGGATGCCGTGAACAGCAAGATAAGTCATTTCCCGCGTCAGGCCATGGCCAAATTCTTCACCCTGTTCCACGGCCTTCGGAGCGGAAATGATGATACCTCCCAAAAGATGCTCTGCCGTGTCATCTTCCTCTTCCGGTTCCTCTCCTTCGTCAAGGGCGAAGGAAAGCACATCGGTCGGGCGGTCAATGCCGCGGTAGGTTTTATTCAGTTCATGAATCTCGTCATTATCCACGATAGTAATATCCACTTCGGTCCGGTCAGACACATGTTCCAGGCGGGCAGCCGCATTCATGGCTTCCGTCAGGATGGTTTCCAGTTTCTCCGGAATCTTAACTACGTCTTGATTGTTTGCCAGCGTTACGATCATGGCGCTCGTCCCTCCGTTCTTTCCGTTCCTTCCGTTCTTTCCGATCTTTTCTTTCTCTGGTGCGCTCGTCATCATATTTCTGGTACGCTTTGATGATAGCTGCCACAATTTCATGACGGATGACATCTTTTTCGGTGAAATAGACAATCCCGATACCGGGGATATTCTGCAGGAC
Proteins encoded in this window:
- the ybeY gene encoding rRNA maturation RNase YbeY produces the protein MIVTLANNQDVVKIPEKLETILTEAMNAAARLEHVSDRTEVDITIVDNDEIHELNKTYRGIDRPTDVLSFALDEGEEPEEEDDTAEHLLGGIIISAPKAVEQGEEFGHGLTREMTYLAVHGILHLLGYDHMEPEDKKVMRAHEEAIMRELDLAEEKFGG
- a CDS encoding cytidine deaminase — translated: MDRELFEAAVKAREHSYSPYSHFAVGAAVRAKDGRIFTGCNIENSSYGLTVCAERNAIFAAVKEGVREFTCLCVTADTPQPVSPCGACRQVMAEFRIPEISLTNLKGEEKKVTLEALLPYAFDLEEK